The following are encoded in a window of Campylobacter concisus ATCC 51562 genomic DNA:
- the dapE gene encoding succinyl-diaminopimelate desuccinylase, producing MVVSFLKELLSFRSITPNDAGSLEFITRFLPDFEAKFIEKNGTKNLILSKIYGDGEHLAFAGHVDVVPPGEGWDSEPFTPYEKDGYIYARGAQDMKSGVAAFVCAAKDAKFDGKLSLILTSDEEGDGTYGTPLALEYLREINDLPKFCVVAEPTCDKEFGDSIKVGRRGSINGKIVIKGIQGHVAYPEKCVNPVNLIAPLLSKIADHDMDGGSEFFSPSKIVVTDIRGGMQVCNVTPSELSIMFNVRNSNLTDVNDVESYLREVLKGLDYELSIKQSSKRFLTNKDSKIVKNLIASVTKITGVMPVLNTKGGTSDARHFAEFGLDAIEFGVINDRIHAKNERVSAHEVNKLYEIFKDLIENFKE from the coding sequence GTGGTAGTTAGCTTTTTAAAAGAGCTTTTAAGCTTTCGTTCTATCACACCTAATGATGCTGGAAGCTTAGAATTTATCACTAGATTTTTGCCTGATTTTGAGGCTAAATTTATAGAAAAAAATGGCACCAAAAATCTCATACTTTCTAAAATTTATGGAGACGGCGAGCATCTAGCTTTTGCTGGACACGTTGATGTCGTGCCTCCAGGTGAGGGCTGGGATAGTGAGCCATTTACACCATATGAAAAAGATGGCTACATCTACGCAAGAGGCGCACAGGATATGAAAAGTGGCGTGGCTGCTTTTGTTTGTGCTGCTAAAGATGCGAAATTTGATGGGAAGCTAAGCCTCATATTAACAAGCGACGAAGAGGGCGATGGCACATATGGTACGCCTTTAGCACTTGAATATTTACGCGAAATAAATGATTTGCCAAAATTTTGCGTCGTGGCTGAGCCAACTTGTGATAAAGAATTTGGTGATAGCATAAAAGTTGGCAGACGTGGCTCAATAAATGGCAAGATCGTGATAAAGGGCATTCAAGGGCACGTGGCGTATCCTGAAAAGTGTGTAAATCCGGTAAATTTGATAGCTCCACTTTTAAGTAAGATAGCTGATCATGATATGGACGGCGGAAGCGAGTTTTTTAGCCCAAGCAAGATCGTGGTAACTGATATCAGAGGTGGCATGCAAGTTTGCAACGTCACACCAAGCGAGCTTAGCATAATGTTTAATGTGAGAAACTCAAATTTAACCGACGTAAATGACGTCGAGAGCTATCTTAGAGAGGTTTTAAAAGGGCTTGATTACGAGCTTAGTATAAAGCAAAGCTCAAAGAGATTTTTAACAAACAAAGATAGCAAAATCGTAAAAAATTTAATAGCTTCTGTCACAAAGATCACCGGAGTCATGCCAGTTCTAAATACAAAGGGCGGCACGAGCGATGCAAGGCACTTTGCTGAATTTGGCTTAGATGCGATAGAATTTGGCGTCATAAACGACCGCATACACGCCAAAAACGAGCGAGTTAGCGCCCACGAAGTAAATAAACTTTATGAAATTTTTAAAGATTTGATAGAAAATTTCAAAGAATAA
- a CDS encoding EAL domain-containing protein encodes MSNKDEQTGKNLNITKTIIGLVFVLGSIFLVENLAVFYFKFNNASAENGFNLRKKVDYLTYQYVDYFKNVSKYDVANFQSYINDSAMGDVLLLKDDNKNGYKVVASSDKRIINQEFNDKSCGNIFAHNFQKDYFWAKILPENAAQVCMFVPVGEYILGFKGKVDQRITGTHDEYFFEWLLNNMALTFILSFVGAIVALSTCIWYAVKYIKEKNNYNALKTDTKKQIEELGEKLYIDPMTGLLNKTALVRDINSYENPKVVLIDIDDFGKMNDFYGKFACDQILVKMADLISEFAKDENMKAYCIEADRFALVEDSDSFIDRYEDMVEDLIEIFKGRMLSIVDEDGREIEGIEIHSTIGFALDSDQTLRKATIALKTAKEQDKDYVCYFKGLNQKEEYATQIERSKLIQYATINNNIVPYFQPIVNDQKVPVKYECLIRLLDRGDVISPNVFLDISKRIKRYADLEKQLIVKCFKQLVEDKNLVLSINLSSRDMIDGDVSSLVLNLLNKHNVAGRVVFEIVEDEELKNLERVSNFIERVKSMGAKIAIDDFGSGYSNFSYIIKIKPDYVKIDGSIIKDIDINKDSHSIASAIVAFAKDLGIKTIAEYVHSKEIFEICKEIGVDEFQGFYFGAPERAGS; translated from the coding sequence TTGAGTAACAAGGACGAGCAAACGGGTAAAAATCTAAACATCACTAAAACGATTATAGGTTTAGTGTTTGTTTTGGGAAGTATTTTTTTAGTCGAAAACCTGGCAGTTTTTTATTTTAAATTTAATAATGCTTCTGCTGAAAATGGTTTTAATCTTCGAAAGAAAGTTGATTATTTGACATATCAATATGTTGATTATTTCAAAAATGTCAGCAAATATGATGTCGCAAATTTCCAATCTTACATTAACGATAGTGCTATGGGTGATGTCCTTTTATTAAAGGATGATAATAAAAATGGATACAAGGTCGTAGCGTCTTCAGATAAAAGAATAATAAATCAAGAATTTAACGACAAAAGCTGTGGAAACATCTTTGCTCATAATTTCCAAAAAGATTATTTTTGGGCAAAAATTTTGCCAGAAAATGCTGCTCAAGTTTGTATGTTTGTGCCGGTAGGAGAATATATATTAGGCTTTAAAGGAAAGGTCGATCAGCGTATTACTGGCACGCATGATGAGTACTTTTTTGAGTGGCTTTTAAATAATATGGCTTTAACATTTATCTTAAGCTTCGTTGGTGCAATAGTTGCTTTGTCTACTTGTATATGGTACGCAGTCAAGTATATAAAAGAAAAAAATAACTATAACGCATTAAAAACAGATACTAAAAAGCAGATAGAAGAGCTTGGAGAAAAGCTTTATATCGATCCGATGACTGGACTTTTAAATAAAACAGCATTGGTACGTGATATTAATAGCTATGAAAATCCTAAAGTAGTGCTTATAGATATTGATGATTTTGGCAAGATGAATGACTTTTACGGTAAATTTGCATGTGACCAGATTTTGGTAAAGATGGCTGATTTGATCAGTGAATTTGCTAAAGATGAGAATATGAAAGCTTACTGTATAGAAGCAGACAGGTTTGCTCTGGTAGAAGATAGCGATAGCTTTATCGATAGATATGAAGATATGGTTGAAGATTTGATAGAAATTTTTAAAGGTCGTATGCTAAGTATAGTCGATGAAGATGGTAGGGAGATAGAAGGTATCGAGATACATAGTACAATAGGCTTTGCTCTTGATAGTGACCAAACACTAAGAAAAGCAACAATAGCGTTAAAAACGGCAAAAGAGCAAGATAAAGACTATGTTTGCTATTTTAAAGGGCTAAATCAAAAAGAGGAATACGCAACTCAAATAGAACGCTCTAAACTGATACAATACGCTACTATAAATAACAATATTGTTCCTTATTTTCAGCCGATAGTTAATGACCAAAAGGTACCTGTAAAATATGAATGTTTGATAAGGCTTTTGGATAGAGGTGATGTTATATCACCAAATGTCTTTTTAGATATCTCAAAGCGCATTAAGCGTTATGCTGATCTTGAGAAACAACTCATTGTAAAGTGTTTTAAACAACTTGTAGAGGATAAGAATTTAGTACTTTCTATAAATTTAAGTAGTAGAGATATGATCGATGGTGATGTTAGCTCGCTTGTTTTAAATTTATTAAATAAGCACAATGTTGCTGGTAGAGTAGTATTTGAGATCGTTGAAGATGAAGAGCTTAAAAATTTAGAGAGAGTTTCAAATTTTATCGAGCGTGTAAAAAGCATGGGTGCAAAGATCGCTATTGATGATTTTGGCTCAGGATATTCAAATTTTTCTTACATCATAAAGATCAAGCCTGACTACGTGAAGATCGATGGCTCTATTATAAAAGATATAGACATAAATAAAGATTCACACTCTATCGCAAGTGCGATCGTAGCATTTGCAAAAGACCTTGGTATAAAAACTATTGCTGAATATGTGCATTCAAAAGAGATATTTGAAATCTGTAAAGAGATCGGTGTAGATGAGTTCCAGGGCTTTTATTTTGGTGCACCAGAGCGTGCCGGCTCATAA
- a CDS encoding endonuclease MutS2 — protein sequence MTEEIFLKLDLGEYLEKFNSFLARQKPLFLQGDSKIHFENISELSKYDFKAPDEIKELDDALMRLSKQAVLHISEIYEFAKIIKYFSYLKKQKFEGRLGEWIAKVEIPEAMSQMANSFDENGEFSDSVDERFQAIKQAFSEKKRQIDAELKKLIYSKHITPYLVDTQTHYINSQEALLVRGGFNHALKGTVIARSSGGYFYVAPASTERLKKEQSELLDRKEEIIFEHCKKFSLQMSKSLLFLKFINNAFDQFDAYQARVNLARSRDYEFVLPNSSHIIKLEKFTHPALKNPKSVSVDFSKKVLLITGVNAGGKSMLLKSIISATLLAKYLLPMRIDANRSTIGSFKEFDAIIEDPQSVKNDISTFAGRMVHFAKLFTKRSIIIGIDEIELGTDFEEAASLYGVMIERLITQDIKMIITTHHKRLAMLLAKNPEVELVAALYDEAAQRPKFEFLKGTIGKSYAFETAARYGISQNLVAQAKKIYGEDKENLNEIITKTLNLQTKLDEGIKEVTAKEERLERLLEEQKELKEKNEIKLNATISRLEKEYYEAINAAKAVINFKDIKDKQRALNVANEKKAAIVKPKKTERESLKVGDRVKYENIKGTVLSISKNDAMIESNGINLRVPLELLRKNGNEVVLPKKGGVSLSVDKPKTASLSLDLHGMRADEAIAKLDKFISDSLVMGFDEVSVFHGIGTGKLAFAVKNFLKEHPSVKEFFDAPANQGGYGAKIVRL from the coding sequence ATGACTGAAGAGATATTTTTAAAGCTCGATTTGGGCGAGTATTTAGAGAAATTTAACTCCTTTTTGGCAAGGCAAAAACCGCTATTTTTACAAGGCGACAGCAAAATCCACTTTGAAAACATTAGCGAGCTTTCAAAGTATGATTTCAAGGCGCCTGATGAGATAAAAGAGCTTGATGACGCGCTTATGAGACTTAGCAAGCAAGCAGTACTTCATATCAGCGAAATTTACGAGTTTGCAAAGATCATTAAGTATTTTTCATATCTAAAAAAGCAAAAATTTGAAGGCAGGCTTGGCGAGTGGATCGCTAAAGTTGAAATCCCTGAAGCGATGAGCCAGATGGCAAACAGCTTTGATGAAAACGGCGAGTTTAGCGACAGCGTGGATGAGAGATTTCAGGCGATAAAGCAAGCATTTAGCGAGAAAAAACGCCAGATCGACGCTGAGCTTAAAAAGCTCATCTACTCAAAGCATATCACGCCCTATCTAGTCGATACTCAGACACACTATATCAACTCGCAAGAGGCACTTTTAGTGCGTGGCGGCTTTAATCACGCCCTAAAAGGCACCGTGATCGCTAGAAGCTCAGGCGGCTACTTCTACGTCGCACCTGCAAGCACCGAGCGCCTAAAAAAGGAGCAAAGCGAGCTACTTGATAGAAAAGAGGAGATCATTTTTGAGCACTGCAAGAAATTTAGCCTGCAGATGAGCAAGAGTCTGCTTTTTTTGAAATTTATAAATAACGCATTTGATCAGTTTGATGCGTATCAGGCACGTGTAAATTTGGCTAGATCACGTGACTATGAGTTTGTTTTGCCAAATAGCTCACACATTATCAAACTTGAGAAATTTACCCACCCAGCGCTTAAAAACCCAAAGAGTGTGAGTGTGGATTTTAGCAAAAAGGTGCTTTTAATAACCGGCGTAAATGCTGGCGGTAAGTCGATGCTTTTAAAATCAATCATATCAGCCACACTGCTTGCAAAATATTTACTACCTATGCGTATCGATGCAAACCGCTCAACGATCGGCTCTTTTAAAGAATTTGACGCGATCATAGAAGATCCGCAAAGTGTGAAAAACGATATCTCGACCTTTGCTGGCAGGATGGTGCATTTTGCAAAGCTTTTTACTAAAAGATCGATCATCATCGGTATCGACGAGATCGAGCTTGGCACCGATTTTGAGGAGGCTGCGAGCTTATATGGCGTCATGATAGAGCGCCTCATCACGCAAGATATCAAAATGATCATCACGACCCACCACAAGCGCCTTGCGATGTTGCTAGCTAAAAACCCAGAGGTTGAGCTAGTGGCGGCACTTTACGACGAGGCGGCTCAAAGGCCTAAATTTGAGTTTCTAAAAGGCACGATCGGCAAGTCTTACGCCTTTGAAACAGCGGCAAGATATGGTATATCTCAAAATTTAGTGGCGCAGGCAAAGAAAATTTACGGCGAAGATAAAGAGAATTTAAACGAGATCATCACAAAGACGCTAAATTTACAAACTAAGCTTGACGAGGGTATAAAAGAGGTCACGGCAAAAGAGGAGCGGCTGGAGCGCTTGCTTGAGGAGCAAAAAGAGCTAAAAGAGAAAAATGAGATCAAGCTAAATGCGACTATTTCGCGCCTTGAAAAAGAGTATTATGAAGCGATAAATGCGGCAAAAGCTGTTATAAATTTCAAGGACATTAAAGACAAGCAAAGGGCGCTAAACGTAGCAAATGAGAAAAAAGCCGCCATCGTTAAGCCTAAAAAAACTGAGCGTGAGAGCCTAAAAGTAGGCGATAGAGTGAAGTATGAAAATATCAAAGGCACGGTTTTAAGCATCTCTAAAAACGATGCGATGATCGAGTCAAATGGTATAAATTTACGCGTGCCACTAGAGCTTTTAAGAAAAAATGGCAACGAAGTGGTGCTACCTAAAAAAGGCGGTGTAAGTTTAAGCGTAGATAAGCCAAAAACGGCTTCGCTCTCGCTTGATCTGCACGGCATGAGAGCTGACGAGGCGATAGCAAAGCTTGATAAATTTATCTCAGATAGTCTTGTTATGGGGTTTGATGAGGTTAGCGTATTTCACGGCATCGGTACTGGCAAGCTTGCCTTTGCAGTTAAAAATTTCTTAAAAGAGCATCCAAGTGTGAAAGAATTTTTTGACGCACCGGCAAATCAAGGCGGATATGGAGCTAAAATAGTCAGGCTTTAA